The Bradyrhizobium oligotrophicum S58 genome contains the following window.
TCGCGGACTGGCTGCTGATCGGCTTCATCCATGGCGTCATGAACACCGACAACACGTCGGTCTCGGGCGAGACCATCGATTACGGCCCATGCGCCTTCATGGACAGCTATGATCCGAAGCAGGTGTTCTCCTCGATCGACGAGTTCGGCCGCTACGCCTTCGCCAATCAGCCGCGCATCGCGATGTGGAACCTGACCCGGCTGGCCGAATGCCTGCTGCCGCTGTTCTCCGACGACAAGGATCAGGCGATCAAGGACGCCGAAGCCGCGCTCGACGGTTTTGCCACTGATTTCACCGATGCGCATCAGGCGGGGCTGCGCCGCAAGCTCGGCCTGTTCACGCAACGCGAGGGCGATCAGCCGCTGGCGCAGGCGCTGTTCGACGCGATGGCCAACGCCAAGGCCGACTTCACCCTGACCTTCCGCCGCCTCAGCGATGCCGCCGGCAGCGGTGATCTCAGCGAGGTCCGCGCCCTGTTCGAGGATCCCGCAGGCTTCGACGAATGGGCACAGCGCTGGCGGCAGCGGCTTGCCGAGGAGCCGCAGACCCCGGCCGAGCGGCGCGAGGCCATGCGCAAGGTCAATCCGGCCTTCATCCCGCGCAACCATCGCATCGAGGCGGTGATCACGGCAGCGGTCGAGAACGACGACTACAGGCCGTTCGAGGAGCTGCATGCCGTGCTGGCCAAGCCCTATGACGACCAGCCGGCATTCGCGACCTACACCGAGCCGCCCCAGCCGGAGGAGCGCGTGCTGCAGACCTTCTGCGGCACCTGACACGCAGTCTTAACCTCGCGTCCACCATCGCCTGTACCGCGCCCGGGTCGTTAAGAAACGCTCAACGCAGCCCCGACAAGTTGAAGCAACAGGTCGGGGAGGTCGCGAACGTGGACGCGCTGGTGTTCGAATTCATGGGTCTGGCGATGATCGCCTTGTGCCTGATCGTGCTCGCCGTGCCCTCGGCGCGTCGGCCCTCGGGCCGGGTCAGGCATCACTGAACAGCGTTCTCGGCCGGGCGGCGGCAGGCCCCGCGTCAACCATAGAGCGATCAGCCGACGCTTCGGCGCTTGCCTTCGCGCCCGATTGGGCCGACAAGCGCAACGAATTTATTCCCCGCCCTTTGCCGACACCCTTGACTTGTCAGCGTTTTCGGACGACGGCGTAAGAGCCTCGTCATGGATCGTTCATGGACTTGATCACCACCACCGCGGACCTCGCAGCCGCCTGCGCCCGCCTCGCCCAGCACCCGGTCATCACCGTCGATACCGAGTTCCTGCGGGAAACCACCTACTACCCCCTGCTCTGCGTCGTGCAGCTGGCCAGCCCGGACGAGGCCGTGGTGATCGACGCCCTCGCCGACGGCATCGATCTCAAATCGTTCTTCGAGCTGATGGCCAATGAGAAGGTCCTCAAGGTCTTCCACGCTGCGCGGCAGGACATCGAGATCATCTGGCACCGTGCCGGCATCGTGCCGCATCCGATCTTCGACACCCAGGTCGCCGCAATGGTGCTGGGGTACGGCGACAGCATCGCCTATGACCAGCTGGTCGAGCGCATCACCGGACACCGCCCCGACAAGACCCACCGCTTCACCGACTGGTCGCGCCGGCCGCTGACCAAGGAGCAGGCGCATTACGCCGAGGCCGACGTCACCCATCTGCGCGACGTGTTCGCCGCACTCGACGCCGATCTGAAGAAGCGCGGCCGCAGCGACTGGGTCAGCGAGGAGATGGAGATCCTGACCTCGCCCAAGACCTATGATTTCCATCCCGAGCGCGCCTGGGAGCGGCTGAAGACGCGGGTCCGCAAGCCCAAGGAGCTCGCGGTGCTGATCGAGGTCGCAGCCTGGCGCGAGCAGGAGGCGCAGAGCCGCGACGTGCCACGCAGCCGCGTCATGAAGGACGACGCGGTCGGCGACATCGCCACCCACGCCCCGACCTCGATCGAGAAGCTCGGCAATCTGCGCTCGCTGCCCAAGGGCTTCGAGCGCTCGAAATGGGGCTCCGACATCGTCGCCGCCGTGCAGCGCGGCCTGGCCCGCGATCTCGCGGCGCTGCCCAAGCTGGAAAAGCCGCGCAACAACTCCAATGGCGCTGCGATCGTCGAGCTGCTCA
Protein-coding sequences here:
- a CDS encoding protein adenylyltransferase SelO, encoding MTVHFPFQNSYAALPDNFFARVAPTPVAAPRLIKLNRPLAEELGLDPKQLETAEGAEILAGKTVPEGAEPIAMAYAGHQFGHFVPQLGDGRAILLGEVVDRNGVRRDIQLKGSGPTPFSRRGDGRAALGPVLREYIVSEAMAALGIPTTRSLAAVVTGEQVNRGIALPGAVLTRVATSHIRVGTFQYFAARQDTEAVRRLADHVISRHYPDLAGTERPYHALLDAVIARQAKLIADWLLIGFIHGVMNTDNTSVSGETIDYGPCAFMDSYDPKQVFSSIDEFGRYAFANQPRIAMWNLTRLAECLLPLFSDDKDQAIKDAEAALDGFATDFTDAHQAGLRRKLGLFTQREGDQPLAQALFDAMANAKADFTLTFRRLSDAAGSGDLSEVRALFEDPAGFDEWAQRWRQRLAEEPQTPAERREAMRKVNPAFIPRNHRIEAVITAAVENDDYRPFEELHAVLAKPYDDQPAFATYTEPPQPEERVLQTFCGT
- the rnd gene encoding ribonuclease D, whose product is MDLITTTADLAAACARLAQHPVITVDTEFLRETTYYPLLCVVQLASPDEAVVIDALADGIDLKSFFELMANEKVLKVFHAARQDIEIIWHRAGIVPHPIFDTQVAAMVLGYGDSIAYDQLVERITGHRPDKTHRFTDWSRRPLTKEQAHYAEADVTHLRDVFAALDADLKKRGRSDWVSEEMEILTSPKTYDFHPERAWERLKTRVRKPKELAVLIEVAAWREQEAQSRDVPRSRVMKDDAVGDIATHAPTSIEKLGNLRSLPKGFERSKWGSDIVAAVQRGLARDLAALPKLEKPRNNSNGAAIVELLKVLLRMTSERHAVASKVIATVDDLEQIAGDDNAEVAALQGWRRELFGEAALALKHGKLALAIEKGRVVRVDRP